Proteins found in one Candidatus Thermoplasmatota archaeon genomic segment:
- a CDS encoding methytransferase partner Trm112, with protein MKKDLLEILCCPVCKGDLELKIEKEEGNDIIEGLLICKKCGDYRIEEGVPNLLPKER; from the coding sequence ATGAAAAAAGACCTATTAGAAATACTCTGCTGCCCTGTGTGCAAAGGCGATTTGGAGCTGAAAATTGAAAAGGAAGAAGGTAATGATATTATAGAAGGCCTGCTGATATGTAAGAAATGCGGTGATTATAGAATAGAGGAGGGCGTACCTAACCTTCTTCCTAAGGAACGATAA